GTGCACGCCTCGTCCGGTAGGTGTTGCATCAGTTGTACCAACTTGAATTATTTTATAAATAGCTTAAAAATCAATGGATTGGCTCGCAGCCTCGGTGGCGCTCGTCGTGCAGCTTGCATGGTCGGGCAATCTGCAGGTTGCATTACACCGACGCTAGCCGCCGCTGACTTTCCAATGCTTGATGTCTTCGGCGAACACCACTTGCTTGACCTCATGGGCAATCCCGTAGGCCAGTGATTCATGGGCGGCGATGACTTTTTCTTCGGCCGACAGGCACTTGAAAATATCCAGCTGGGTCTCGGCCTGAACGGTCTCCAACTCATAGATTTTCACGTAGCGCGCCAGGTCATTATCCAGGCTGGACAGGTACTCGCGCAGGCGCTGGTGGTCCACCGAACTCTGGCTGAAATACCAGTTCATCGGGTGGATCAAAAACCGCGAATGCGGCGTGGTGATGCGGCGGTTGGCGGCCAGGAACAGAATGATGCCCATGGATTCGATATTGCCCGCGTTGATCGCGCACAACGGCACCGGCAGGGCCTTGAGGAAGGTGTAGAGGGTGAAGCCGAAATTGGTGCTGCCGCCGGTGGTCGACAGGTTCAGCAGCAGGGAGCTGGCACCTTCTTCAATCGCATCCAGGCAGCAGTCGCGAAAGCGTTCGGTGGTGCCCTGGTCGATCTGGCAATGAAAGTGGATAACGTGCTCGGTCATCCTGAACCTCCAGTAGGTAATGCAAGAGGGTGACTTGGGGTTGAGTCTAGAACGTTGCCCGGGATGTGCTGCAAATTGGATGGAACCCTCGCGCCAGATGCTTGACCTAATGCATAGACCTCAGGAGGTGAACCATGCAAATAGAATATATCTGGATCGCATTGGCGGTGATTCTGCTGCTGTTGGAATTGTGGGCGATCAATATCGTATTGCGCAGCACCGGCGGCTGGGAGACCAAGGGGTTGTGGCTGGTGATCCTGATTTTCGTGCCGTTGTTCGGGCTGATCGCGTGGGCCATGTTCGGGCCTAAACGGGAGATGCCGGACCAGCGTAAAACTTAAGCGGTATTCGCAAAAAAAACAGGCGCCGATGGGCGCCTGTTTTTTTGTGGGCGGCAAATCAGCCCGCGACGGCGTTGGCAATCGCCTCACTGAAGGCCGGCAGATCATCCGGCGTGCGCGAGGTGATCAGCGTCCAGCCATTGGCCTTGCACTGCTTGACCTCGGCATCTACCCAACCGGCGGCACCGGCGTTTTCCAGGTCGATGCGCACGCTTTTGTAGGAGGTCAGGGTCTTGCCCTTGATCACGCCCGCATCGATCAGCGCCCACGGCCCGTGACAGATTGCGGCCACGGTTTTGCCGGCCTTGACGAAGTCGTTGATCAGCCGCAGCGCGGCAGCGTCCTGGCGCAGGGTGTCGGCGTTGACGGTGCCGCCGGGGATCACCAGCGCGTCAAAGTCGCTGCTGGCCACGTCCGA
The genomic region above belongs to Pseudomonas poae and contains:
- a CDS encoding ATP-dependent Clp protease proteolytic subunit produces the protein MTEHVIHFHCQIDQGTTERFRDCCLDAIEEGASSLLLNLSTTGGSTNFGFTLYTFLKALPVPLCAINAGNIESMGIILFLAANRRITTPHSRFLIHPMNWYFSQSSVDHQRLREYLSSLDNDLARYVKIYELETVQAETQLDIFKCLSAEEKVIAAHESLAYGIAHEVKQVVFAEDIKHWKVSGG
- a CDS encoding type 1 glutamine amidotransferase, with protein sequence MSSTLNGKHILIITSNTGIERDELLKPLEALRGYGATVTHGSSKGGTTQTFVGDTEKDQTVESDVQLSDVASSDFDALVIPGGTVNADTLRQDAAALRLINDFVKAGKTVAAICHGPWALIDAGVIKGKTLTSYKSVRIDLENAGAAGWVDAEVKQCKANGWTLITSRTPDDLPAFSEAIANAVAG